Proteins from a single region of Hyalangium gracile:
- a CDS encoding acyl-CoA desaturase, with translation MLLFMVQGLPLLGLGYGVWLFSREGIRPLDVGLLVGMYLLTMTGIELGFHRYYAHRTFETTRPIRALLLILGSMAGQGSTLLWSAIHRWHHAHTDVPGDLHSPTLGRHGWWQRVRGFFWSQFLWYLDTPAVANFGRFLERHRAAPDAVLASAEDSQEHRLVRTLPDLLRDEWLLRLNQRYGLWVLLGFALPTVVGGLATGSWEGAWRGLVWGGFVRFSLVQQVSFAINSVTHTLGTQPLASRDDSRNNAVMAVLTLGAGWHNNHHTFPGSAFTDLRWWQVDASGLMIRLLERLGLAWDVRRPSAEAIAARQRPSRSPHE, from the coding sequence GTGCTCCTCTTCATGGTGCAGGGGCTGCCGCTGCTCGGGCTGGGCTACGGGGTGTGGCTCTTCTCACGCGAGGGCATCCGCCCGCTGGATGTGGGCCTGCTGGTGGGCATGTACCTGCTCACCATGACGGGCATCGAGCTGGGCTTCCACCGCTACTACGCCCACCGCACCTTCGAGACGACGCGGCCCATCCGCGCCCTGCTCCTCATTCTCGGCTCGATGGCCGGACAGGGCTCCACGCTGCTGTGGAGCGCCATCCACCGCTGGCACCATGCCCACACGGACGTGCCGGGAGACTTGCATTCGCCGACGCTCGGGCGCCACGGGTGGTGGCAGCGGGTGCGCGGCTTCTTCTGGTCCCAGTTCCTCTGGTACCTGGACACGCCGGCCGTGGCGAACTTCGGCCGCTTCCTGGAGCGCCACCGCGCCGCTCCGGACGCCGTGCTGGCCTCGGCGGAGGACAGCCAGGAGCACCGGCTCGTGCGCACCCTGCCGGACCTGCTGCGAGACGAGTGGCTGCTGCGGCTCAACCAGCGCTACGGCCTGTGGGTGCTGCTGGGCTTCGCGCTGCCCACCGTGGTGGGCGGGCTGGCCACCGGCTCGTGGGAGGGCGCGTGGCGCGGGCTCGTGTGGGGCGGCTTCGTCCGCTTCTCGCTCGTGCAGCAGGTCTCCTTCGCCATCAACTCGGTGACGCACACCCTGGGCACGCAGCCGCTGGCCTCGCGGGATGACAGCCGCAACAACGCGGTGATGGCGGTGCTGACGCTGGGCGCCGGGTGGCACAACAACCACCACACCTTCCCCGGCTCGGCCTTCACGGACTTGCGCTGGTGGCAGGTGGATGCCTCGGGCCTGATGATCCGCCTGCTGGAGCGGCTCGGGCTCGCGTGGGATGTGCGCCGGCCCTCCGCCGAGGCCATCGCCGCGCGCCAGCGCCCCTCCCGGAGCCCTCATGAGTGA
- a CDS encoding ATP-binding protein: protein MPRLHFHAKLLLAFGAVLVPVLALLSADFFSGLRRTQETILEAQGMTAQAVAVQITESFESAIEFGRAVANDPLVHTLDPTRLDAHLQALTRNSALYDAVGVYDAQGLNRGWGEPETPAEPRLRIGDRPYFQKVMATGMPAISQVLELRRPKSTAIIISVPIPGPENRPMGVVNVVMQTDVLEQRYLGARLQSGQEILLVDPSGRLAFHTGHPHLAYEKSDAFFSFAPLYVALAGTPMKLDEFTHPLGEGSFLGAFVPTPRHSWAVGVMAPRDVALAPLYSWLRAKLAVFAAILLLSALMSAILARFYARPVRRLQKMARALGQGDMAQRVSIRTGDELQELGTAFNEMAARVAQRQQEVDMLRAQAEQHASQLDAIIASVPDAIFLASPDGRLVDANPAGRQLLGFQDRSELGQPLFEYLQRYCLRHGDGRLMTLAELPFQRTLDGETFTDVEMRLRTLDGKERLVSVNGAAVRNSAGQIILGETVVHDITDRKQVEQERARLLDRELAMSRMSQALVREVELERIAHVAIEQSLHALGADAVGLWLAKPEHSQLSLISSHGLTPRVRDALQIVPFDAPLITAQAARRETIQVIESVLGEDVPSLCRKIALEEGFRGMVAIPLHSRGHLVGVMTCFTDSPRCFGQRDLEFHRMVGQLFAMAIEKARLFQEVREALRLREEFMSAAAHELRTPVTTIQTWAEILTRMEVNSVRQQKGLTAIARNTRRLAQLVEHLFAAVWMAPGLPKIERGQFDLGAVVEEKVKSISRTTENPIHVDSVGSVMVDGDRQRMGDVVAHLLENAIRYSPPGGTISVELQSDDREAVVSVRDQGPGIPPERQPHVFEPLYEPLPPGATGYTGVVGLGLHLSWQIVEAHGGRIWLESQPGEGTTFCFSIPLGEAESLQVANA, encoded by the coding sequence ACTCGGCTGGATGCGCACCTGCAGGCGCTGACCCGCAACAGCGCGCTCTATGACGCCGTCGGCGTCTATGACGCCCAGGGCCTCAACCGCGGCTGGGGCGAGCCGGAGACGCCCGCCGAGCCTCGGCTCCGCATCGGTGATCGACCCTATTTCCAGAAGGTGATGGCCACCGGCATGCCGGCCATCTCCCAGGTCCTCGAGCTGCGCCGTCCCAAGAGCACGGCCATCATCATCTCCGTGCCCATCCCCGGCCCCGAGAATCGGCCGATGGGCGTCGTCAACGTGGTGATGCAGACGGACGTGCTGGAGCAGCGCTACCTGGGGGCTCGTCTGCAGTCCGGCCAGGAGATCCTCCTCGTGGACCCCTCGGGCCGGCTGGCCTTCCACACCGGACATCCCCACCTGGCCTACGAGAAGAGCGATGCGTTCTTCTCCTTCGCGCCCCTCTACGTCGCGCTGGCCGGGACGCCGATGAAGCTGGACGAGTTCACCCACCCGCTCGGCGAGGGCTCCTTCCTGGGGGCCTTCGTCCCGACGCCCCGGCACTCGTGGGCCGTGGGGGTGATGGCTCCTCGGGACGTGGCGCTGGCACCGCTCTATTCGTGGCTCCGCGCCAAGCTGGCGGTCTTCGCCGCCATCCTCCTGCTGAGCGCCCTCATGTCGGCCATCCTCGCCCGCTTCTATGCCCGGCCCGTGCGTCGCCTCCAGAAGATGGCTCGGGCGCTGGGCCAGGGAGACATGGCGCAGCGGGTGTCCATCCGCACGGGGGATGAGCTGCAGGAGCTCGGCACCGCCTTCAACGAGATGGCGGCGCGGGTGGCGCAGCGCCAGCAGGAGGTGGACATGCTGCGCGCCCAGGCCGAGCAGCATGCCAGCCAGCTCGACGCCATCATCGCGAGCGTGCCGGATGCCATCTTCCTGGCAAGCCCGGACGGGAGGCTCGTGGACGCCAACCCGGCGGGGCGCCAGCTGCTCGGGTTCCAGGACCGCTCCGAGCTGGGCCAGCCGCTGTTCGAGTACCTCCAGCGCTACTGCCTCCGGCACGGCGATGGCCGGCTGATGACGCTGGCGGAGCTGCCCTTCCAGCGCACCCTGGACGGGGAGACCTTCACCGACGTGGAGATGCGCCTGCGCACCCTGGACGGCAAGGAGCGGCTGGTCAGCGTCAATGGCGCCGCCGTCCGGAACTCCGCGGGGCAGATCATCCTGGGCGAGACGGTCGTCCACGACATCACCGACCGCAAGCAGGTGGAGCAGGAGCGCGCCCGGCTGCTCGACCGCGAGCTGGCCATGTCCCGCATGAGCCAGGCCCTGGTGCGCGAGGTGGAGCTGGAGCGGATCGCCCATGTGGCCATCGAGCAGAGCCTCCACGCGCTGGGCGCCGATGCCGTCGGCCTGTGGCTGGCGAAACCCGAGCACTCGCAGCTCTCGTTGATCTCCTCGCACGGCCTGACGCCGCGCGTGCGCGACGCGCTTCAGATCGTCCCCTTCGACGCGCCGCTCATCACCGCGCAGGCGGCCCGGCGCGAGACGATCCAGGTCATCGAGAGCGTGCTGGGCGAGGACGTGCCCTCGCTCTGCCGGAAGATCGCGCTGGAGGAGGGGTTCCGGGGCATGGTCGCCATCCCGCTGCACTCCCGAGGGCACCTGGTGGGGGTGATGACGTGCTTCACCGACAGCCCGCGCTGCTTCGGCCAGCGGGATCTGGAGTTCCACCGGATGGTGGGCCAGCTCTTCGCCATGGCCATCGAGAAGGCGCGCCTGTTCCAGGAGGTGCGCGAGGCGCTGCGGCTGCGCGAGGAGTTCATGTCCGCGGCGGCCCACGAGCTGAGGACGCCGGTGACCACCATCCAGACGTGGGCGGAGATCCTCACCCGCATGGAGGTGAACTCCGTGCGCCAGCAGAAGGGGCTCACGGCCATCGCCCGGAACACGCGGCGGCTGGCGCAGCTGGTGGAGCACCTGTTCGCCGCGGTGTGGATGGCTCCAGGGCTGCCGAAGATAGAGCGCGGCCAGTTCGACCTGGGCGCCGTGGTGGAGGAGAAGGTGAAGAGCATCTCCCGCACCACGGAGAACCCCATCCACGTGGACAGCGTGGGCTCCGTCATGGTCGATGGGGATCGCCAGCGCATGGGCGACGTGGTGGCGCACCTGCTGGAGAACGCCATCCGGTACTCGCCGCCCGGGGGCACCATCTCGGTGGAACTCCAGAGCGATGACAGGGAGGCCGTGGTCTCGGTGAGGGATCAAGGGCCGGGCATCCCGCCCGAGCGCCAGCCTCACGTCTTCGAGCCGCTCTACGAGCCGCTCCCGCCCGGGGCCACGGGCTACACGGGCGTGGTGGGGCTGGGGCTGCACCTGAGCTGGCAGATCGTCGAGGCGCACGGCGGGCGCATCTGGCTGGAGAGCCAGCCCGGCGAGGGCACCACCTTCTGTTTCAGCATTCCGCTGGGCGAGGCCGAGTCGCTGCAGGTGGCCAACGCCTGA